From the genome of Impatiens glandulifera chromosome 9, dImpGla2.1, whole genome shotgun sequence, one region includes:
- the LOC124914510 gene encoding auxin response factor 3 isoform X1 → MMCGLIDLNTVDEDEAPPPDSPSLSSSSSVSASASPPSASTPLSSSSVCLELWHACAGPLISLPKIGSVMVYFLQGHLERAADFSAIVHDIPPHVFCRVVDVKLHAEPATDEIYAQVFLVPDDQFEQKWRQGEVDAECGEGDSERVVKSTTPHMFCKTLTASDTSTHGGFSVPRRAAEDCFPPLDYKQQRPSQELMAKDLHGTEWKFRHIYRGQPRRHLLTTGWSGFVNRKKLVSGDAVLFLRGDNGELRLGIRRASQVQSFFSFQNTSCQGTNGSTISDIVTAISTRNIFSICYNPRASSSEFVIPFHKFSKSLTQPFAVGMRFKMRFDAEDASDRRCTGIITGLNEADPGRWHGSKWKCLTVRWDTLEAHLGQNRVSPWEIEPSGQISNTGSMVTSGMKRNRVGFTCTKPDIPINPRDGAGMTDFGEPSRFQKVLQGQEIYGFRSSEMRRYLPPGSNIVSGHPPPTNGNGVRNNFTGDTTTDVSNRRIAAAAAFNKVLQGQETSSYKRVVIPHGGGGKPENGALLLPPSRGGNGWSSSYLPASALASSSPPSVLMFQQVRIPTTSEMVGIYQEKNEMNRLNMFLKPAEDGKSGNPAVVLRGVVQEDGQNLVSACKDSCRLFGFPLTVGRNSIINRGKAATPIIASSSSSSPGEGQLHLNHAPGSSQKSNVSSNLCSVRDMLLDIAL, encoded by the exons ATGATGTGTGGATTAATCGATCTAAACACAGTCGATGAAGACGAGGCACCGCCACCGGATTCACCGTCGCTGTCTTCGTCGTCTTCTGTATCGGCATCAGCTTCACCGCCTTCGGCTTCAACGCCGTTGTCTTCTTCCTCGGTGTGTCTGGAACTATGGCACGCTTGTGCCGGTCCACTCATTTCTCTGCCTAAGATAGGCAGTGTCATGGTGTACTTTCTACAGGGTCATTTGGAACGAGCTGCTGACTTTTCAGCTATTGTTCATGATATCCCACCACATGTTTTCTGTCGAGTTGTTGACGTAAAGCTTCAT GCCGAGCCAGCTACTGATGAGATCTATGCTCAAGTTTTCCTAGTTCCTGATGACCAG TTTGAGCAGAAGTGGAGACAAGGAGAAGTTGATGCAGAATGTGGAGAAGGGGATAGCGAACGGGTTGTGAAGTCCACAACTCCACATATGTTCTGTAAGACACTCACCGCTTCAGATACCAGCACCCATGGAGGATTCTCTGTTCCTCGTCGGGCTGCTGAAGATTGCTTCCCTCCCTTG GACTATAAGCAACAGAGGCCTTCACAGGAGCTCATGGCTAAAGATTTGCATGGGACTGAATGGAAGTTCAGGCACATTTATCGCG GACAGCCTCGAAGGCATCTTCTCACTACTGGTTGGAGTGGATTTGTCAATAGAAAGAAGCTGGTCTCTGGCGATGCTGTGCTGTTTCTGAG GGGTGATAATGGAGAATTGAGATTGGGAATCAGAAGAGCGTCTCAAGTTCAAAGCTTCTTTTCTTTCCAAAATACCAGCTGTCAGGGGACAAACGGTAGCACTATAAGCGATATCGTTACTGCTATTTCTACGAGAAACATTTTCAGCATTTGCTACAATCCTAG AGCTAGCTCTTCAGAGTTTGTCATACCGTTTCATAAGTTCTCTAAGAGTCTCACTCAACCTTTTGCCGTTGGGATGAGGTTCAAAATGCGATTTGATGCAGAAGATGCTTCTGATAGAAG GTGTACTGGAATAATTACAGGGCTCAATGAGGCAGATCCTGGTAGGTGGCATGGGTCTAAATGGAAGTGCCTGACA GTTAGATGGGATACCCTTGAAGCTCATCTTGGACAAAACAGGGTTTCTCCATGGGAGATTGAACCATCTGGTCAGATTTCTAATACTGGCAGCATGGTGACATCTGGTATGAAGAGGAATAGGGTTGGTTTTACTTGCACAAAACCAGATATTCCCATTAATCCCAGAG ATGGTGCTGGGATGACGGACTTTGGGGAACCTTCGAGGTTCCAGAAGGTCTTGCAAGGTCAAGAAATTTACGGTTTTAGATCCTCAGAGATGAGGAGATATTTACCTCCTGGTTCTAATATTGTTTCTGGGCATCCTCCTCCAACCAATGGAAATGGTGTGAGAAACAACTTTACTGGCGATACTACTACTGATGTATCAAATAGACGTATAGCTGCTGCTGCCGCCTTTAATAAGGTCTTGCAAGGTCAAGAAACATCATCCTACAAAAGGGTGGTGATCCCACATGGTGGTGGTGGGAAGCCAGAAAATGGTGCTCTACTTCTACCTCCCAGCCGAGGAGGGAACGGTTGGTCATCATCTTATCTTCCAGCATCAGCACTGGCTTCATCATCGCCTCCTTCTGTGTTAATGTTTCAGCAAGTGAGGATCCCCACTACCTCCGAAATGGTTGGTATTTATCAGGAGAAGAACGAGATGAATCGTCTGAATATGTTTCTAAAGCCGGCAGAAGATGGAAAAAGTGGCAATCCTGCTGTGGTGCTTAGAGGAGTAGTGCAAGAAGATGGGCAGAATCTTGTATCGGCTTGTAAAGATAGCTGCAGGCTGTTTGGGTTTCCTTTAACTGTTGGGAGAAACAGCATAATAAACAGAGGGAAAGCGGCAACTCCCATAATAGCATCATCATCGTCGTCCTCTCCTGGTGAGGGGCAGTTGCACCTTAATCATGCACCAGGAAGTAGTCAAAAAAGCAATGTAAGTAGTAATCTCTGTTCAGTAAGGGATATGCTTTTAGATATTGCATTATAA
- the LOC124914510 gene encoding auxin response factor 3 isoform X2, producing the protein MMCGLIDLNTVDEDEAPPPDSPSLSSSSSVSASASPPSASTPLSSSSVCLELWHACAGPLISLPKIGSVMVYFLQGHLERAADFSAIVHDIPPHVFCRVVDVKLHAEPATDEIYAQVFLVPDDQFEQKWRQGEVDAECGEGDSERVVKSTTPHMFCKTLTASDTSTHGGFSVPRRAAEDCFPPLDYKQQRPSQELMAKDLHGTEWKFRHIYRGQPRRHLLTTGWSGFVNRKKLVSGDAVLFLRGDNGELRLGIRRASQVQSFFSFQNTSCQGTNGSTISDIVTAISTRNIFSICYNPRASSSEFVIPFHKFSKSLTQPFAVGMRFKMRFDAEDASDRRCTGIITGLNEADPGRWHGSKWKCLTVRWDTLEAHLGQNRVSPWEIEPSGQISNTGSMVTSGMKRNRVGFTCTKPDIPINPRDGAGMTDFGEPSRFQKVLQGQEIYGFRSSEMRRYLPPGSNIVSGHPPPTNGNGVRNNFTGDTTTDVSNRRIAAAAAFNKVLQGQETSSYKRVVIPHGGGGKPENGALLLPPSRGGNGWSSSYLPASALASSSPPSVLMFQQVRIPTTSEMVGIYQEKNEMNRLNMFLKPAEDGKSGNPAVVLRGVVQEDGQNLVSACKDSCRLFGFPLTVGRNSIINRGKAATPIIASSSSSSPGEGQLHLNHAPGSSQKSNEGLTDCLVQGGHCSI; encoded by the exons ATGATGTGTGGATTAATCGATCTAAACACAGTCGATGAAGACGAGGCACCGCCACCGGATTCACCGTCGCTGTCTTCGTCGTCTTCTGTATCGGCATCAGCTTCACCGCCTTCGGCTTCAACGCCGTTGTCTTCTTCCTCGGTGTGTCTGGAACTATGGCACGCTTGTGCCGGTCCACTCATTTCTCTGCCTAAGATAGGCAGTGTCATGGTGTACTTTCTACAGGGTCATTTGGAACGAGCTGCTGACTTTTCAGCTATTGTTCATGATATCCCACCACATGTTTTCTGTCGAGTTGTTGACGTAAAGCTTCAT GCCGAGCCAGCTACTGATGAGATCTATGCTCAAGTTTTCCTAGTTCCTGATGACCAG TTTGAGCAGAAGTGGAGACAAGGAGAAGTTGATGCAGAATGTGGAGAAGGGGATAGCGAACGGGTTGTGAAGTCCACAACTCCACATATGTTCTGTAAGACACTCACCGCTTCAGATACCAGCACCCATGGAGGATTCTCTGTTCCTCGTCGGGCTGCTGAAGATTGCTTCCCTCCCTTG GACTATAAGCAACAGAGGCCTTCACAGGAGCTCATGGCTAAAGATTTGCATGGGACTGAATGGAAGTTCAGGCACATTTATCGCG GACAGCCTCGAAGGCATCTTCTCACTACTGGTTGGAGTGGATTTGTCAATAGAAAGAAGCTGGTCTCTGGCGATGCTGTGCTGTTTCTGAG GGGTGATAATGGAGAATTGAGATTGGGAATCAGAAGAGCGTCTCAAGTTCAAAGCTTCTTTTCTTTCCAAAATACCAGCTGTCAGGGGACAAACGGTAGCACTATAAGCGATATCGTTACTGCTATTTCTACGAGAAACATTTTCAGCATTTGCTACAATCCTAG AGCTAGCTCTTCAGAGTTTGTCATACCGTTTCATAAGTTCTCTAAGAGTCTCACTCAACCTTTTGCCGTTGGGATGAGGTTCAAAATGCGATTTGATGCAGAAGATGCTTCTGATAGAAG GTGTACTGGAATAATTACAGGGCTCAATGAGGCAGATCCTGGTAGGTGGCATGGGTCTAAATGGAAGTGCCTGACA GTTAGATGGGATACCCTTGAAGCTCATCTTGGACAAAACAGGGTTTCTCCATGGGAGATTGAACCATCTGGTCAGATTTCTAATACTGGCAGCATGGTGACATCTGGTATGAAGAGGAATAGGGTTGGTTTTACTTGCACAAAACCAGATATTCCCATTAATCCCAGAG ATGGTGCTGGGATGACGGACTTTGGGGAACCTTCGAGGTTCCAGAAGGTCTTGCAAGGTCAAGAAATTTACGGTTTTAGATCCTCAGAGATGAGGAGATATTTACCTCCTGGTTCTAATATTGTTTCTGGGCATCCTCCTCCAACCAATGGAAATGGTGTGAGAAACAACTTTACTGGCGATACTACTACTGATGTATCAAATAGACGTATAGCTGCTGCTGCCGCCTTTAATAAGGTCTTGCAAGGTCAAGAAACATCATCCTACAAAAGGGTGGTGATCCCACATGGTGGTGGTGGGAAGCCAGAAAATGGTGCTCTACTTCTACCTCCCAGCCGAGGAGGGAACGGTTGGTCATCATCTTATCTTCCAGCATCAGCACTGGCTTCATCATCGCCTCCTTCTGTGTTAATGTTTCAGCAAGTGAGGATCCCCACTACCTCCGAAATGGTTGGTATTTATCAGGAGAAGAACGAGATGAATCGTCTGAATATGTTTCTAAAGCCGGCAGAAGATGGAAAAAGTGGCAATCCTGCTGTGGTGCTTAGAGGAGTAGTGCAAGAAGATGGGCAGAATCTTGTATCGGCTTGTAAAGATAGCTGCAGGCTGTTTGGGTTTCCTTTAACTGTTGGGAGAAACAGCATAATAAACAGAGGGAAAGCGGCAACTCCCATAATAGCATCATCATCGTCGTCCTCTCCTGGTGAGGGGCAGTTGCACCTTAATCATGCACCAGGAAGTAGTCAAAAAAGCAAT GAAGGATTGACTGATTGCCTCGTCCAGGGTGGTCATTGTTCTATTTAG
- the LOC124916359 gene encoding glutaredoxin-C9-like: MHKAAIPSSSSSSSGRTWVSPEENSTGPGGGSQAPAEKSTGGVENESSGIQAKKLVLESAVIVFGRKGCFMCHVVRLLLVGLGVNPPIVEVEEGDVAGVIEELSDGGGGGDDDLQFPAVFVGGKLFGGLERVVATHVSGELVPILRQAGALWL; this comes from the coding sequence ATGCATAAGGCGGCGatcccatcatcatcatcatcatcatcaggtAGAACATGGGTTTCACCGGAGGAGAACAGTACCGGTCCCGGCGGAGGATCACAGGCTCCGGCGGAGAAGAGTACCGGCGGCGTCGAAAATGAGAGTAGTGGAATTCAAGCGAAGAAACTGGTGTTGGAAAGTGCGGTTATAGTATTCGGGAGAAAAGGGTGTTTCATGTGCCACGTGGTGAGGCTGTTGCTGGTGGGTCTTGGTGTGAATCCTCCGATTGTGGAGGTGGAGGAGGGTGACGTGGCGGGCGTTATTGAGGAGCTGTCTgacggtggtggtggtggtgacgATGATTTGCAATTTCCGGCGGTTTTCGTGGGAGGGAAGTTGTTTGGAGGTCTGGAGAGAGTGGTGGCGACTCATGTTTCTGGCGAATTGGTTCCCATCTTGAGACAAGCAGGAGCCCTTTggctttaa
- the LOC124914056 gene encoding receptor-like protein kinase HSL1 → MIPTFLLFIFLASSSVGSILSLNQEGIYLQQLKHGFDDSDGIFSTWNERDNTPCKWAGVTCSQSSVTAVDLSNANIAGPFPSVVCLLTSLTFLSLYNNSVNSTLPDLSACQNLQHLNLAQNLLTGSLPPSLAEMVNLKHLDLAGNNFSGDIPISFGRFQKLEVLSLVFNLLDGTIPSCLGNISTLKQLNLSYNPFAQGRIPHEIGNLVNLEILWLTDCNLVGPIPDSLGRLNRLTDLDLALNALNGPVPSSLTWLTSVVQIELYNNSLTGRLPSTGWSNMTALRLFDASMNGLTGMIPEELCSLPLESLHLYENNLEGNLPESIANSPNLYELRLFENRLTGELPKDLGRNSPLVLIDVSSNQFSGQIPKGLCEKGFLEEMLMIYNSFSGEIPSSLGECRSLTRIRLGNNRFSGEVPEGFWSLPNVYLLELVSNSFSGGIAKTIAGATNLSTLFISWNNFSGVIPDEIGFLDSLLEFTGSNNLFSGSLPTSIVNLGQLEKLDLHNNHLSGYLPSEIHSWNKLNELNLANNQLSGIIPDETGNLTSLNNLDLSGNQFSGKIPYGLQNLKLNKLNLSNNRLSGDIPPLYAKENYKNSFIGNPGLCGDINGLCETKSVGYKWLLTTIFVLAGMVFIAGLVWFHSKYKNFKNANKEEPNKSKWTLMSFHKLGFSEQEILGSLDEDNVIGRGSSGTVYKVVLSDGEAVAVKKLFGLSKIDGESGEDLEKGCSKEDRCFEAEVETLGKIRHKNIVKLWCCCSTKDCKLLVYEYMSNGSLGDLLHSGKSGLLDWPIRYKIALDSAEGLSYLHHDSVPPIVHRDVKSNNILLDSDFGARVADFGLAKPVDAIGKGVKSMSVIAGSCGYIAPEYAYTLRVNEKSDIYSFGVVILELVTGKRPISPEYGEKDLVKWVCATFDQKGVDNVIDPKLESCFKDEICKVLNVGLLCTSPLPVNRPSMRKVVKMLQEVRAEFYEMKGVSKDGKLTPYYYEDAASDNGSLA, encoded by the exons atgattccAACTTTCCTATTGTTCATCTTCCTCGCTTCTTCTTCTGTTGGTTCGATTCTCTCTTTGAACCAAGAAGGTATATACCTCCAACAACTCAAGCACGGATTCGACGATTCAGATGGCATCTTCTCCACCTGGAATGAACGGGACAATACGCCGTGTAAATGGGCAGGAGTCACATGCAGTCAATCCTCCGTCACCGCCGTAGACCTATCCAACGCCAACATAGCTGGTCCATTCCCATCTGTTGTTTGCCTTCTCACTAGCCTcacttttctttctctctacAATAACTCCGTTAATTCCACTCTCCCTGATCTCTCCGCTTGTCAGAATCTCCAGCATTTAAATCTAGCTCAAAATCTGCTTACTGGGTCTCTCCCTCCGTCTTTAGCTGAGATGGTTAATTTAAAACACCTTGATTTGGCTGGCAACAACTTCTCCGGCGATATTCCGATCAGTTTCGGTCGTTTTCAGAAGCTCGAGGTTCTCTCTCTTGTTTTCAACCTTCTAGATGGGACGATTCCTTCGTGTTTGGGGAACATATCGACTCTCAAGCAGCTGAATCTCTCATACAACCCTTTTGCGCAGGGTCGAATCCCGCATGAGATTGGGAATCTCGTTAATCTCGAGATCCTCTGGCTCACCGACTGCAACTTGGTTGGTCCCATTCCTGACTCGCTAGGACGACTCAATCGACTTACGGATTTGGATTTAGCTTTGAATGCGCTCAACGGGCCTGTTCCGAGTTCACTCACTTGGTTAACGAGTGTTGTCCAAATAGAACTCTATAACAACTCGTTAACTGGCCGGTTACCGTCTACGGGGTGGTCGAACATGACGGCCTTAAGGTTGTTTGATGCGTCAATGAATGGGTTGACTGGAATGATCCCCGAAGAGTTGTGTTCTTTACCGCTTGAATCTCTCCACCTATATGAGAACAATTTAGAGGGAAATCTACCAGAAAGTATAGCTAATTCTCCAAATTTATACGAACTGAGGCTTTTCGAGAATCGGCTGACAGGAGAATTGCCAAAAGATCTGGGAAGAAACTCGCCGTTGGTCTTGATAGATGTTTCGAGCAATCAATTTTCCGGGCAAATACCCAAGGGTCTATGCGAGAAGGGGTTTCTGGAGGAGATGTTGATGATATACAACTCATTTTCCGGCGAAATACCTTCAAGTTTGGGGGAATGTAGAAGCTTGACAAGGATCAGATTGGGGAACAACCGGTTTTCCGGCGAAGTGCCGGAGGGGTTCTGGAGTCTCCCAAATGTCTACCTGCTCGAGCTAGTAAGCAACTCATTTTCCGGTGGAATCGCGAAAACCATAGCCGGAGCGACTAATTTGTCAACTCTGTTTATTTCTTGGAACAATTTTTCCGGCGTCATTCCCGATGAGATTGGCTTTTTGGATAGTTTGCTGGAGTTCACCGGTAGTAACAATTTGTTTTCTGGTTCTTTGCCGACTAGCATTGTGAATCTTGGCCAATTGGAAAAGCTTGACCTCCATAACAATCATCTCTCTGGTTACCTCCCCAGTGAAATTCATTCTTGGAATAAGCTCAATGAGCTGAATCTTGCAAACAATCAGCTTTCCGGCATTATTCCAGATGAAACCGGAAACTTAACGTCACTTAATAACCTTGATCTTTCCGGTAACCAATTTTCCGGCAAAATCCCATACGGGTTACAGAATTTGAAGCTCAATAAGCTGAACTTGTCAAATAATCGACTATCAGGTGACATACCGCCTTTATACGCCAAGGAAAATTATAAGAACAGTTTCATCGGCAATCCTGGTTTATGCGGCGACATAAACGGCTTATGTGAAACCAAAAGTGTTGGCTACAAATGGTTATTAACAACAATCTTCGTCCTCGCCGGTATGGTTTTCATTGCAGGACTCGTTTGGTTCCATTCGAAATACAAGAATTTCAAGAACGCTAACAAGGAAGAACCCAACAAATCAAAATGGACATTGATGTCATTCCACAAACTGGGTTTTAGCGAACAAGAGATCTTGGGTTCTCTCGACGAAGATAACGTGATCGGAAGAGGCTCCTCGGGCACTGTATACAAGGTGGTTTTGAGCGATGGTGAGGCTGTTGCTGTTAAGAAGCTATTCGGACTGTCGAAGATCGATGGGGAGAGTGGTGAAGATTTGGAGAAAGGCTGTTCGAAAGAAGACCGTTGCTTTGAGGCAGAAGTTGAGACATTAGGGAAGATAAGACATAAGAACATAGTCAAGCTATGGTGTTGTTGTTCTACCAAGGATTGCAAGCTTCTTGTTTACGAGTACATGTCGAATGGAAGTCTTGGAGATTTGCTTCATAGTGGTAAGAGTGGCCTTTTGGATTGGCCAATTAGGTATAAGATAGCTTTGGATTCAGCCGAGGGTCTTTCGTATTTGCACCACGACTCTGTTCCTCCTATAGTTCATCGTGATGTGAAGTCGAACAATATCTTGTTGGATTCGGATTTTGGAGCTCGGGTGGCCGATTTCGGATTGGCCAAGCCCGTCGATGCGATTGGAAAGGGTGTTAAGTCAATGTCTGTTATCGCCGGTTCTTGTGGCTACATTGCCCCTG AATATGCATATACATTGCGGGTGAACGAGAAAAGCGACATATACAGTTTCGGGGTGGTGATTCTTGAATTGGTAACGGGTAAGCGACCAATCTCCCCTGAATATGGGGAGAAGGATTTGGTGAAGTGGGTTTGCGCCACTTTCGATCAAAAGGGTGTTGATAATGTGATCGATCCAAAACTTGAATCTTGTTTTAAGGATGAAATATGCAAGGTTCTTAATGTGGGTCTATTATGCACTAGCCCACTTCCGGTTAACCGACCGTCGATGAGAAAGGTTGTGAAGATGTTGCAAGAAGTGAGGGCAGAGTTTTACGAGATGAAAGGCGTATCGAAAGATGGAAAATTGACGCCTTATTATTACGAAGATGCTGCCTCCGACAACGGAAGCTTAGCTTAG